Proteins from a genomic interval of Clostridium sp. M62/1:
- a CDS encoding SIR2 family NAD-dependent protein deacylase has product MKSTNVCYDKISRLKHQLDTADAVIIGAGAGLSASAGFTYTGERFEKYFGDFIQKYGFRDMYSGGFYPFETLEEHWAYWSRYIYINRYLDAPKPVYGDLLRLVRDKDYFVLTTNVDHCFQKAGFDKHRLFYIQGDYGLWQCSRPCSQKTYDNEAVVKRMLTEQKDMKVPGELVPHCPVCGAPMSMNLRADMTFVEDEGWHRAAQRYEDFLRRHERMHILYLELGVGGNTPSIIKYPFWRMTCQNPKAAYACVNLSEAYCPKEIQRQAICIEGDIGRTLNALHS; this is encoded by the coding sequence ATGAAATCTACAAACGTCTGTTATGATAAAATATCGCGGCTGAAACACCAACTGGATACTGCAGATGCAGTTATCATCGGCGCCGGTGCTGGACTTTCCGCTTCAGCTGGCTTTACTTATACAGGAGAACGCTTTGAAAAATATTTTGGGGACTTCATTCAAAAGTATGGTTTCCGCGATATGTATTCCGGCGGCTTCTATCCCTTTGAAACTTTAGAGGAACACTGGGCATACTGGAGCCGGTATATCTACATCAACCGCTATCTGGACGCGCCAAAACCTGTATACGGCGATCTTCTGAGGCTGGTGCGGGACAAGGACTATTTCGTGCTGACTACCAATGTAGACCACTGTTTCCAGAAGGCCGGATTTGATAAGCACAGGCTGTTCTACATACAGGGCGATTATGGCCTTTGGCAGTGTTCCAGACCCTGCAGCCAGAAGACCTACGACAACGAAGCCGTTGTCAAAAGGATGCTGACCGAACAAAAGGACATGAAAGTGCCCGGTGAATTAGTGCCCCACTGCCCCGTATGCGGAGCGCCTATGTCTATGAATCTGCGGGCAGATATGACTTTTGTCGAAGATGAAGGCTGGCACAGGGCCGCTCAGCGCTATGAAGATTTTCTTCGCCGCCATGAAAGAATGCATATTCTCTATTTGGAATTGGGCGTAGGCGGCAACACGCCGTCTATCATCAAATATCCTTTTTGGAGGATGACCTGTCAGAATCCAAAGGCCGCCTATGCCTGTGTAAATCTTTCAGAAGCCTACTGCCCGAAAGAGATTCAGAGACAGGCTATTTGTATTGAAGGCGATATAGGCAGAACTTTGAATGCGCTCCATTCCTAA
- a CDS encoding protein-ADP-ribose hydrolase, translating to MTQPITQGQRLDFLIRCLLNENEEYKNREIPAGQPDKRRLLRSLMNVRPPVPASEEFLKVQDAYLQERLAERGVTEPENLTPIQPGIYLWQGDITTLAADAIVNAANSRILGCFVPCHGCIDNAIHTYAGIQLRMECARIMAGQRKEEATGKAKITKAYNLPCRYVLHTVGPIIYGTVTKTDCELLAGCYRSCLKLAAAYGLKSVAFCCISTGEFHFPNELAAEIAIQTVRTWQQQNSNRIEVIFNVFKDSDYEIYKRLL from the coding sequence ATGACACAGCCAATTACCCAGGGACAGCGGCTTGACTTCCTTATCCGCTGCTTGCTGAACGAAAACGAGGAATATAAAAATAGAGAGATTCCTGCCGGACAGCCGGATAAGCGTCGCCTTTTGCGAAGCCTGATGAATGTGCGGCCGCCTGTACCAGCCAGTGAAGAATTTTTGAAAGTGCAGGACGCCTATCTGCAGGAACGGCTTGCAGAGCGGGGCGTTACAGAACCGGAGAATCTAACGCCGATACAGCCGGGAATATATCTCTGGCAGGGCGATATCACCACCCTTGCCGCTGACGCCATTGTAAATGCGGCGAACAGCCGGATACTGGGCTGTTTTGTTCCCTGTCACGGCTGCATTGACAACGCTATTCACACTTACGCAGGCATACAGCTCCGTATGGAGTGTGCCCGCATTATGGCTGGACAGAGGAAAGAAGAAGCCACAGGCAAGGCAAAAATCACGAAAGCCTACAATCTGCCTTGCCGCTATGTGCTGCACACCGTGGGGCCCATCATCTACGGAACCGTCACAAAGACAGACTGTGAACTGCTGGCAGGCTGCTATCGCTCTTGTTTAAAATTAGCGGCAGCTTACGGTTTGAAGAGCGTGGCATTTTGCTGTATATCCACTGGCGAATTTCATTTTCCAAATGAACTGGCGGCAGAGATTGCCATACAGACAGTCAGGACATGGCAGCAGCAGAATTCAAACAGAATCGAGGTGATCTTCAATGTTTTCAAAGACAGCGACTATGAAATCTACAAACGTCTGTTATGA
- a CDS encoding 4Fe-4S binding protein: protein MQTRNYLKYIAEEIHSSAFATVDSQGRPVTCAIDIMDYDESGLYFLTAKGKNFYDRLKANENIAFTAMKGEDTLSCVAVSVQGKAKEIGPDKLPDLFRKNLYMEKIYPDIPSRSALTVFKIYEGAGEWFDLSKRPIDRASFSFGGAQAKETGYFVTDKCIGCKLCYSKCPQKCIDITQKPVAIEQEHCLHCGNCFEICPAGAVERRQSP, encoded by the coding sequence ATGCAGACAAGAAATTATCTGAAATATATCGCGGAAGAAATCCATTCTTCCGCATTTGCCACTGTGGACAGCCAGGGGCGGCCCGTCACCTGCGCCATCGACATCATGGACTATGATGAAAGCGGCCTCTATTTTCTGACCGCAAAAGGGAAGAACTTTTATGACCGCTTGAAAGCCAATGAAAATATCGCCTTTACTGCCATGAAGGGAGAAGATACCCTTTCCTGCGTGGCCGTATCAGTGCAGGGCAAGGCAAAAGAAATCGGCCCGGATAAATTGCCTGACTTGTTCCGTAAAAATCTGTACATGGAGAAAATCTATCCAGATATACCCTCCCGCAGCGCTCTCACTGTGTTCAAAATCTACGAGGGGGCTGGCGAATGGTTCGACCTTTCTAAACGGCCCATAGACCGGGCCAGTTTTTCTTTCGGGGGCGCACAGGCAAAGGAAACTGGCTACTTTGTGACAGATAAATGTATCGGCTGCAAACTGTGCTACTCGAAATGTCCGCAGAAATGCATTGATATTACACAAAAGCCCGTCGCGATTGAACAGGAACACTGCCTGCACTGCGGGAACTGCTTTGAAATTTGTCCCGCAGGGGCAGTCGAAAGGAGGCAGTCCCCATGA
- a CDS encoding pyridoxamine 5'-phosphate oxidase family protein gives MNEVVKFLQENPVQYLATVGRDGKAKCRPFMFAGELDGRLWFCTNSTKEVYKDMQANPNIEISVSSPAYAWIRLNGEAVFENNMAAKEMCIRNPIVKGQYGEAANPIFEVLYLKNAHAVIADFSGNPPKEYDL, from the coding sequence ATGAACGAAGTTGTTAAATTTTTACAGGAAAATCCCGTACAGTATCTGGCTACCGTAGGCCGTGACGGAAAGGCCAAGTGCCGCCCCTTCATGTTTGCCGGTGAGCTGGATGGCAGGCTGTGGTTCTGCACCAACAGCACCAAGGAAGTCTACAAGGATATGCAGGCCAATCCCAATATTGAGATTTCTGTTTCCAGTCCGGCTTATGCGTGGATCCGTCTGAACGGCGAGGCCGTTTTCGAGAACAACATGGCCGCCAAAGAGATGTGCATCCGGAACCCCATTGTCAAGGGACAGTATGGTGAGGCGGCCAACCCGATCTTCGAGGTGCTCTACCTGAAGAACGCTCACGCTGTGATTGCCGACTTCTCCGGCAATCCGCCTAAGGAGTATGACCTGTAA